The proteins below come from a single Natranaerofaba carboxydovora genomic window:
- the gap gene encoding type I glyceraldehyde-3-phosphate dehydrogenase has translation MSIKVGVNGFGRIGRAVIKLLLDKEGVDLVAINSTRDPDLLCHLLKYDSLYGIWEKEVKPGEKAIYVDGKEIKILGERNPEKLEWDSLDIDVVVEATGQFRERDEASKHLGGSVKKVLITAPGKNEDLMIVMGVNEEDYDPNKHHVVSNASCTTNCVAPLVKVLNDQFGVKEAMMTTIHAYTNDQVLLDNSHKDKRRARAASMSIIPTTTGAAQAVSKVIPSLDGRIDGISFRVPTPTVSTVDLVATLEKDVSEEEINKAFDEAARTSMKGILDYNEEPLVSIDYTGNHHSAIVDADSTMKVGKEMAKVVAWYDNEWGYSVRVVDLIEYMADKGI, from the coding sequence ATGTCAATTAAAGTTGGTGTGAATGGTTTTGGCAGGATAGGGCGTGCTGTAATTAAGCTTTTACTTGATAAAGAAGGGGTGGATCTGGTTGCTATTAACAGTACAAGGGACCCGGATCTATTGTGTCATCTTTTGAAATATGATTCCCTTTATGGTATCTGGGAAAAAGAAGTTAAGCCTGGGGAGAAAGCTATCTATGTGGATGGCAAAGAGATAAAAATTTTGGGAGAAAGAAATCCAGAAAAGCTTGAATGGGACTCTTTGGATATTGATGTTGTAGTAGAGGCTACAGGACAATTCAGAGAGCGTGATGAAGCTTCGAAACATCTGGGTGGAAGTGTCAAAAAAGTCCTGATAACAGCACCTGGGAAGAATGAAGATTTGATGATTGTAATGGGTGTAAATGAAGAAGATTATGACCCAAACAAACATCATGTTGTATCAAATGCATCTTGTACCACAAATTGTGTAGCCCCACTGGTAAAAGTTTTGAATGATCAATTTGGGGTAAAAGAAGCTATGATGACTACAATTCATGCTTATACTAATGATCAAGTTTTACTAGACAATTCTCACAAAGATAAAAGAAGAGCTAGAGCTGCTTCCATGTCAATAATTCCAACGACAACTGGTGCAGCTCAAGCAGTGTCTAAGGTTATACCTTCCCTTGATGGTAGGATAGATGGAATTAGTTTTAGAGTACCAACTCCTACCGTGTCTACTGTTGATTTAGTTGCTACCCTAGAGAAAGATGTATCTGAAGAAGAAATAAATAAAGCTTTTGATGAGGCTGCTAGGACTTCTATGAAGGGGATACTAGATTATAATGAAGAGCCTTTAGTTTCGATCGACTATACTGGTAACCACCATTCCGCGATAGTAGATGCTGACAGTACTATGAAAGTTGGCAAGGAAATGGCAAAGGTTGTGGCATGGTATGATAATGAATGGGGTTATTCAGTACGTGTGGTGGATTTAATTGAGTATATGGCAGATAAAGGGATATAA